The proteins below come from a single Miscanthus floridulus cultivar M001 chromosome 1, ASM1932011v1, whole genome shotgun sequence genomic window:
- the LOC136536313 gene encoding uncharacterized protein — translation MLGLTHHRLHKLAEVAPEDDEVEDRADSVVPLPSNPTRVTASAAKVGCVVADYHNDPGSLSKATSHESETITNDEICHDNIVTSAFPRQTESKTAKDVSSEPSTDGYATLTKSAAPIGHNLVRQMSRAIDNTEIGQDFNFSSIRRKEHTSNKGEGTTADVTVTKDINLVHPRQVMASNKGKDDFADNAAASIYSSDIISQKQIKGQTATSANGSTNATPMPKNPSDKGGPEKSASVTGSSFIQEASHTVFVTEPTRDLASSLIHSKQQMWEKEGEVSDALDPTHAVDNNGNQMEDGNISSSVKLTHEESKAIGASTTNCDSGPCRLLAGLACSNQQTTAEPTSHPIDITEAAMRKAEATTVRKHSMNEAVKHDRTHKDAPCSIDAKADDSQQAAKVYSAVWVDTDTDTLRARLVDSMRHLRRMASRRRHRQRKRGSNNKWSIGPALVVILLLVSVVQLLFILWLYRRLLNQN, via the coding sequence ATGCTGGGGCTCACTCATCATCGCTTGCATAAGCTAGCAGAAGTTGCCCCTGAAGATGATGAGGTTGAGGACAGAGCAGATTCAGTTGTGCCACTTCCTTCTAATCCAACAAGAGTTACAGCATCTGCAGCAAAAGTTGGTTGTGTTGTGGCTGATTATCATAATGATCCTGGTTCATTGTCAAAAGCTACAAGTCATGAGTCTGAAACAATAACCAATGATGAAATCTGTCATGATAACATAGTGACGTCGGCTTTTCCCAGGCAAACAGAGTCCAAAACAGCAAAGGACGTTTCTTCTGAACCTAGCACTGATGGATATGCTACTCTTACCAAATCTGCTGCCCCAATTGGTCATAACTTGGTCCGACAAATGTCTCGAGCAATCGACAATACTGAAATTGGTCAAGATTTTAACTTCAGTAGTATCCGAAGGAAGGAACACACATCCAATAAAGGTGAAGGCACCACTGCTGATGTTACTGTCACTAAAGATATTAACCTAGTTCATCCAAGGCAAGTGATGGCTTCCAATAAAGGAAAAGACGATTTTGCTGATAACGCTGCAGCTAGCATCTATTCATCAGATATAATAAGTCAGAAACAAATTAAAGGCCAGACTGCAACTTCTGCAAATGGAAGCACAAATGCAACTCCAATGCCAAAAAATCCATCAGACAAAGGAGGACCCGAGAAATCTGCTAGTGTCACTGGTAGCAGTTTCATCCAAGAAGCATCTCATACAGTCTTTGTCACTGAACCCACTCGAGATCTGGCTTCAAGTTTAATACACAGCAAACAACAGATGTGGGAAAAAGAGGGAGAAGTTTCTGATGCTCTTGACCCTACTCATGCTGTTGACAACAATGGAAATCAGATGGAGGATGGCAATATCAGTTCGTCAGTCAAGCTAACTCATGAGGAATCCAAAGCAATCGGTGCTAGTACAACGAACTGTGATTCAGGGCCTTGCAGATTGCTTGCCGGTTTAGCCTGCAGCAACCAACAGACAACAGCGGAGCCTACGTCTCATCCCATTGATATCACGGAAGCAGCCATGAGAAAGGCAGAAGCCACCACGGTAAGGAAACACTCAATGAATGAGGCGGTGAAACATGACCGTACCCACAAGGACGCGCCATGCTCCATCGACGCCAAGGCCGACGATTCTCAACAGGCGGCAAAGGTGTACTCCGCAGTGTGGGTCGACACTGACACGGACACCCTGCGCGCTCGGCTCGTCGACTCAATGCGGCACTTGCGCAGGATGGCATCTCGGCGGCGCCATCGGCAGAGGAAGCGCGGGTCGAATAACAAGTGGAGTATCGGGCCAGCGCTGGTGGTCATCCTCCTGCTTGTCTCCGTGGTGCAGCTGCTGTTCATACTCTGGCTGTACCGGAGGCTCCTGAACCAAAACTAG